TTCTTGATGTTAAttcattttttctctttccaggTAATTGTATGGGATAGGGGCAAGAGTATAATCGCCCTCTAATACTTTCATCATCATCAAGATTGGAAGCTTGCTTAGTGAGTGCTACACTTTTTTGAGCTTTCTTTATTTCTCTGCTTTTGATCAGAGCTCTTTCAATTCTCCAATAACACTCCAATATGGTCTAAAATTAATTTGTAGGGGGGACTACAAATATGGCTTTCGTGCACTTTTTTTAATGGTGTTGCATGGGGACTAAGTTTGCTTTGAAACACAAAAATTATTAGCAAGAATCCTTCTTCCTTGATGGTTTTAACGCTATTACAGTTTTCTTGGCCTGAGTTGGTAAGATTGGTGAATTCTATTTATTTCGGTGGGTTCCTtatgtggtggtttggtgggtttttttttcttactccctccgtccctaaatgtttggcacttttggtagttctaacttttaaggaacaaatattattgtattgtgcaaaaatcaattgTCCAATCTTATCCTTCTAGTGTACTTTAaatagtacttgaaaatttgaatttgaaatttggtgcccaaaagaaaagggtaacataggaaatttaccatattttgcttttgacttttcaaaatggacaaataatatgggacaataaaaagcatgaaagtgccaaacatttagggacggagggagtataattttttggtcttttgttttCAGGTTTTGACCTCCATGGTAATGCGTGTTTGGAAACCGTAGCTCTACAATGATTCCCTCCTTAAGGTGATTTCTATCTGCGTTTGCCAAGGCCCAAGGATATGAACCTTCCATTTCTTGAGTTCCACAGCTAAATTTACCATTGGTTGAGCCGCATGTTATGAATTTAGGTTGGCTTCTTTGTGTAACTGATGTGTAAAAACATGCAATTATGCCAGTGTCTTTAATGTGAAATTAACATTTGTTCTTTCTTAAAATGGTGTAATATTTTATTTAGTcatgtaatttctttttttttacaacaagGCATACGATTTCAATTTATCCGTAGGTAGTTGAATTGTATTAGTCAGGGTCTAAATTGGTAGAGGGGTTGGTTTAGTTATAGTTACGATCGATATGTTGAGTTATATCTTTCAAGTAGTTCTCTTTCGCACCACTAAGAAGTGGAACAAATACAATACACTAATTCCAATCgcgatgcgtagtgccgtaagTACGGGCAAGCACTAGTATTTACATATGATAGCAtctattttacaattttttttctatggTTGCAACTTTATTTTACAGATTCTGCTTTATAGATttgttttcaagaaaaataattaacttCTCCATCTGACAGTATTCGAAACTGATTTTCAGAGAAACAACGAGTCATTTAAGATATAGTACCAAGAAAAAACACTGCATCTTCTACTTTTGAAAATTTAGCCCCCACGCAAGGGGTAGTGAATAGGATTTTTACCAAATTCTAATGTGAAAGAACCAGCTTTTGAACCCCTATTTGATTTGGTTCGCGCTTCATTGACTATAAGCAACCGTCGATATAAATTTTGCACACTATTCATTCAATACATCATGAAATTTGGTGCGAATGAGTTGAAATTTGGTTCTTGTTTCTTAGTGCACGGTAAGTAGATAGGAAGAACGAAGTTTGATTTTTTGCGGGAATATGCATGACGACCAAAGTAATCTCTCAGTTCAGGTATGAACACAATGGTTCCATTTATTACTCACAAGTCACAAACAAGCCATATCAAATGAAGGCAACTTTGCCAACCCACTTTAGGCATAAacaatacttcctccgtcttaTATTGTTTATCCAATTTCGgactttcttttttccctaaatatttgtttattttaaaaaggttaGAGAATAAGGGGTAGTTCCCATTTTGGCTAAAGGTACTAAAAGCGCTTTCTTTCATCACTAAATGggctttttttctttcacaaaatACTAAGGAAACGTTTATCTTCACATTAAATTGGTAGCAAGCGATGTGGGAATTTCTATTCACAATTCGAAGAAGCAACGCATTTAGGAAGGACTCGATATAATGGATACAGTTCCCGATATGAATGACTAAGTAGGATTTACTGTGTAATCGGTAAATATTTACACGCTTACAACAAAGAACATGGTAGATCTCCAGCAACTAAATCTATATGCGCACAAATTCTCGACACATGATACAGTAATATAAGaaggcttaattgcaagaacaccccctaaactatcgcgttttggcaagttcacccctttaagtttaaattcgagcaacttcacccccctaactaccaaattcgagcaacttcaccccctcctccattttctattaaaaaaaatgacggAGACGAACAAAATTACATTTGTacccttttgaaaaaaaaataagtttgaaaCTTAGTTTGTGCCTCAGATGGTACCTGTACCACCAAAAACTTGGTACTGGTACCAAAGAAGATTAATTTGGACAGAAAATTGGGTACTAGTACCACCTAAAATTCGGTACCAGTACCAAATgtggaaaaaattaaattttttccagGTTCGATATTCTCTCTCCCGCcccactataaaaaaaaacaagtcccCACTCTTCCTTCTCATCCTACGACCACGATTAGAGCCCTAAAATTTCccaaacatctctctctctctctctctctctctccaatcctcCATAAACCCAAACCCACCACAATTCAGCCAGGAATTTCGAGATTCAAGCTTCCTTTCCGTGATTCAATTACAAATCTCCACTGGGTTACTTAAGTtcaggccaaaaaaaaattcctctctTTGAACAAGGTAATTTCAAAtccctctcctttctctctaCAATCTCACCACGACCacggagggaggaggaggatgaggtTGTTGAGATCTCCTCCAAGTAGTGACTGGAGGTCATGCTGGTGGTGTGAGAGGGGGAAATTCTGGTAGGAggagggttttagggtttagggttttttgctGTTACAGAAGAGAAGAGCTACGGAGGAGAGGAAAGGAgagaaaggggagagagagagagagagatcgtgtatccagagagagagagagagagagttatctGGTGTGTGTGAGTTGTTTAAAAAGGGTgaaaaagggcatttttgtacaTTGAATTCgttttccatccaattttgaaactttccatccaaatttataacagaagtggacggaaaatgggagagggggtgaagttgctcgaatttggtagttaggggggtgaagttgctcgaatttaaacttaagggggtgAACTTGCCAAAACGCGAtagtttatggggtgttcttgcaattaagcctaTATATAAGCCATAAGGTGTACGAAATTACTCACTGTCTTGTCTTCCTCGTGAAACTCGATTGAagtcgaacaaaaaaaaaaaaaagaggggcgGCTCCACCCTATGCTCTGGGGGCTTTAAAAAACGTACCGAACTTTTGTATTCTATTtacgtataaaaaaaaaaaattttactgtTGTTTGCAGTGAATAATTCATACGTTGCCAATTTATATTTTGGGCAAATTACTtaaatggtccctgtagtttgaTTTTTGTATCACTTTGATCCCTCTAgttttaattggctcgattttaaTCCTGCAGTTTTGATTTTGTGGCAATTAAGTCCAATCAATAACTTCCATTTACTCGTCCTACTAAAGGAACCAATTGTGAAAACTACACTTGACCCCTGTGGTTTGCACTTTGTATATTAAAGTGCACTTTGTATATCTAAGTTTTTGATCTAATTGATGGTGTTGTGTAAGCTTCACAAATATGTTGAGCTAAAGGCTAGTCTAACTTTCGGTCTTATTCATTAGTTATTTTTCcgtattttgttagttttgagtcaaatGTTTCTCGAATTATTTATTTGTCTTGACAAGAGGTACATACCAACATTTATTCGGAAAGTTTGTCGTGTCTCGATCCCACTTTCAGAAATCAATTCTACATCTTGTTGTCAACTTCCTCCGAAACTACTATATCAAAAGCGCACAAAATCATGAAGTGGTGCTAACACAAAGCTATATACTATGTACTATATTTTATACATACattcatacatatatatgtttgtattgcattattttttctgttagtaaactttttctagggtttttgacataattttttactttttttcattcctcttgttgagacgattaataacctaaaaaaattggactaagaaaaataatcataacaaaaaatgaatgtCGATAATTTGAGATTTAATTAGGTTGATAAGATATTCAATTAGCATAGTCTTCTATACACATATATAATCCATTATAGATATGTTCTTACATGTGTAGATGGGGgaggaaagacaaaaaaaaaaaaagttaagaagGATAATATCGTCTTTTACATatagtattaattttttttttgaaaatgattacaaATAAAATGTGCACTTTTAGTACACAAATCATATTGGGTCATGTGTTAGTTTTTAAATGATAAGAGGTCAAAGTGTATTTCTGCAATTAGTTCAATTAGTAGGTGCAAACGGAAGTTATCAATTATACTTGATTGCAAAAAAATCGTAACTGTAGGGttaaaatcgagccaattaaaactagagggaccaaaGTGACACACAAACCAAACTACAAGGACCATATGAGTAATTTGCCCTTATATGTTTTTTATGTGCCGAAAGTACATATAAAGATGTTATATATTTGGGAGATGCTTTATATTTTTCTCATCTGCAAGCATTTCGTTGTACATCAGTATTTCAGTAAACATTGTTTTTGTAAAAGGTTGATGATTGGTCATTTTTGTCTGGTAGATGAAATGTGATTTAGAGTAATGATATTAACAGAACATGTTGCGCAACAATGTATATATCATGCTAATATGACAATTTTATTGACAACTGAACAAGAAGCTATATTTTCGCAACAACCAATTAGACAGTGCCTCGTCAACAAGAAGCTGTGCAGATTACTATCTACTAGCTAGAGCATATTAGAATAATGCATAATTAGACAAAAGACTAGACTAGACTATTTTGAAAGGATGCATGCATAAAGTGAAATTTTGAAACCAGATGATGGGAACCCTTGATTTCAAGTCAATCTTTAATCCATCTTTGCGTCTTAATAGTCATCTGTTTTAATGGGGTAGAAGCCTCTCTATAACCTGACTCATTGTAGGTCTTGCATCTTCATCGTCCTTTACACATTCCAATGCCACTTGAACCAGTATTCCCATCTTCCTTAAATCACATTTCCCTTTCATCACTGGATCAATGATCTCTTCAAGCCACAGCTCATTATCTCCATTCCCATTCATCTTCTCCCTCACCCACTTCACCAGCCCTCTCTGTTCCATCTCCCCTGTATTTCCAGACCCCTGACCACCCGTTGTCATTGGGCTCTTTCCCGTGACCATTTCCAGCACCACCACTCCGTAGCTATAAACATCGACTTTGGATGTGATTGGGAGATTGGAAATCCACTCGGGCGCCATGCAACCTCTTGTCCCCCTCACGCTAGTAAAGCTTGAATTTTTTCCACCACCCCCTCTATTTACTAGCTTGAAGAGGCCGAAATCTGCAACCTTGGATTGGAAATTAGAGTCCAAGAGAATGTTTTGAGGATTCACATCGCAATGGAGAACCCACTCCAAACACTCTTCGTGCAAATAAGCTAGGCCCCTCGCAGAGCCAACTACAATATCAAACCTCTTCTCCCAATCAAGGGTGCCAGAAATAAGATTCTCTCCTAACGATCCACACTCCATATACTCGTAAACCAATAGCCTATGATTTCCTTCAACGCAGTATCCCCAAATCTCTATCAAGTTCATGTGGTTAACTCTTCCAATGATGCTTACTTCCGCTAAGAATTCTGCTTCCCCTTGATTAGCCTCGTTGAGTCTCTTGATTGCTGCAACTCTACGATCAGATAAAACTCCTTTGTACACAATCCCACTGCCTCCCCTTCGGATTTCTTCCCTAAAATTTCTCGTTGCTTTCTTCAACTCGGCATAAGTGAATTTCCTAAACCCGCTCACATTTTGAAGGTAACTTTGTGTGTTTTCACTTGATCTTTGTTGGGTTTTGTACAACAATAACCATACGATACAAATAAAAATGATTTCAAAGCCGCCAAATGCAGAGGCGAACCAAACCATAAACTGCAACATCCTGTTTTGTTTGGGTTTCTTGTAACCTCTATCAAGTAGCAAGTTTTGTGTGGTCGAGGGGCAATGCAACCCGATTTCTTGTTTTCGATGTGCAAAAAAAGTGACGGAGGCTTTGGGCAGCCTTAGATATAAAGGATCCCCAAATGCAGGGGATCTGTATCCGTTAAGCAACAGTGACTTTGGATAACAATTGTAATAACCAGAGTCGCggttaaatttgaaattgaagCCGTAGCATTTGCAGCTTTGTAAGCATACTTTCTCACACCTTTCATAGGTGTAATTTCCGTAGAATTTGATATCATAGCCGTAGAATTCAACGTGAGGAAGTTTGATGAAACCGGATTCGGCAGCGTTGCAAGAGAGGTTGAACTCCGGTTCACACCCGAGAGACCAATCTGTAAGGTTTTTTGCCTTGTACCTGATGGAGAGTTGGCCAACAATAGTATAAAAAGTCTAAAAGATTATTGCAACAGAAGTTTTTCATGGGAATCAAGGACTCAATGAGCAATAATGGAACTCATGTATCAAGATGGAAGTACTACTAAGATGGAACTTCAAGAATCAAGTTATTTTGTGCTTATATGAGTGTGCACGCATGAAAGTGGGATTTGCGGATCCTGTAGTACAATAGTGTGGGGCTCGGGAAAAATTTTTCATTGCCGGGTgcgtaccacgtggtgcccgctcggcgcatctgagccgtttattgcgtttttgaatggctcggatttggatagagaaaaaagagagagaaagtgttggggtgagagaagagagaatgtTTCAATCCAAggcgttcaaaagtgtattaaaCGGCCCGGATGTGCCGAACGGGtgccacgtgggatatacccgaccggcaccgaaaaattctTGGGGCAAGGAAACTGTGCCGTTTGTGGTTCATGTAACAAAAAACCCAAGGCAAGCAAACCAAGGGAAAATGACAAGGCTGAGAAATATGTAATGCTCCGAACAAAGAATTTGAAATCCTCAgaaaatagtatatatatacccaagagaaggaaagaggattaaaaaaattgaaccagtttgaaaatcttatttttctgatcattttatccttaagaatcataattaatttttgtctctaaagctctcataattaagtatttgctccTTATTTCAGATCTTAtagagcagaaacttgattatgagagccctacagacaaaaattaattatgactttttagaataaaatattagaaaaataagatcttcgcaccggttcaaacggattgaaaattagagcacttaaggGAACTCTAAGAGCTGTGTGGGAACTTTGTGCGGGGAGTAGTCCGTTATGGtgtatgaaaaatatactttttcttGGTATTTCGTTGAGTTCATACTGAATAGTGAGTGTGAGCAAGAGCACTGACCGTAAAAGcgtttttaacaaaaattcataaactactaaaatttgttGAAAGCGTGATCACAGATCCTAATTGGGAGCGAGCACATGTGCCCACATCACATACATTAAACTGCCCGTTGTGTGAGGAGTTATGGTTTGAAGTTGTGTTTCTTGActctttaattaattttctttttttggtaaatattttttgattaagTTAATCTTGTAGTTATACAACTTATGTCGTCTTTTTAAAAGCACATGACTATAAACATCATTAGGTAACCTTTAGGCTATGTTGTTGTAAACTCTTAAgttgtaaatttattttaatattatttattaaaataatacaaataagacgactgtttgatacttttttctgCCTTCAGTGAACGTTTGTTTGGCTTTCCGTcgtaatttttatacttttttgactTCTCTCGTGAAAACGGATGatcaatccaaaaaatatgacgcaaatctaacaaaaattcaaaagaaaaccaacaaaactcacaaaacaaagaagaaaaataagagttAGTTCCAGAagatcttcttaaaaaataattacttatttccCATTTAAttacaaactcaaaaataatataaataaaaaatatttttttaattttcttgcaCAGCATAAAAGCTCTTATTGAGatcccattattttttagtttaaaattcatttcttaaaaaataatgacttatTTTCCGTTCTAGAAAGTTTACAAGAATAGAGTAATTTCGGAACTATGGGAACATTACCCGGGTAAACAAGAGCATCTCCGACCAGCATTCTCCCCCGGATGATCATAATTACACATCGCATTCGGCCCACAAACTCCATGGATCCTGCACGGCTGACTTATGGCTTGCCAAGAAACATTCCAAATTCTCTTCCCCTCATCCAAACTATACAATCTCACATTCCCATCCACATCCATTCTCAATCTTCTCCAAACCCCAATCCCATAATCCGAAGCTTTAAACTTAAAAGCATCACTTGATCGGAAATACCCAGATGAATTGAACGCCGCAGTTGCACTGTTATTCCAGGTGTTCCGACCCGCCGCCCAGCTGATCAACCACGGGTCGGGCCAGTACATGCTGGAAGCCCCCTCGCCGTCAAATAGTAAATGGAGAACGTTATCGTAGTCGAAAAACAGGGAGTAAAACCCAGATGAGAAATTTTTATGGCTTCGAGAGGAGACGAGTTTTGAATTTCGGGTTATGGGTTGGTTTGGAAGAAGGGTGTCCGTCGGTGAATCAAAACTTTCCCAGACCTTCATTGAACCACTTCGATTTCGAAGAACGAGGTTACCAGTATTTAGAAGTTGTAAATAAAGTGGGGAAATTGATTTGGTGTTTGTGGACCAAACTGTGAATTGGGGGGCATCGGTTAGTATGAGGTTGCCGGATTTAAGGAGAGAGAGTTTCGATCGTTCTCCGTTGACGGGTCGGTCGCGATTGGCCATCCAAACCACGGTGAGATCGCCGTCGAATGTGCGTTCAGTGAACCATATAGAAAAGCAATAGGCATTTTCGCCCACAGAGTAGAAGCCGGCGGAGAAAATTCCGTTTTTTGAAATTAGGACGTCGGAAACAAAGAGGGATGAGGATGCGGTTAACGTATCATGTGGTGACGAGACTGAAAACAGAGGTGGTAGAGATGATAGGAGGAGtagggagatgaggaggattaAAATTGGGGTATCCATTAATTGTTAAGTGTAATTTAACGTTTGTAGAATTTAAAGGGGTGTAGTAtgttcatttatttatttatttatttttggataaGCATCAAGCACCACACATGCAGTAGGGTGAACATCAACCACAACCCGCTGCCCGGGAAAGGATTTGGTGGGACCCCCGTGTGGGATGGGTGGATGTCACTGTGGAGTAAGAGAACAACAAAATTGACTTGTTCTTACTTGTGGGCGACTTAGTAATACCCTGTTTGGATCAACCCTTAAATATCCCGTCTTCGAGTAACTTGTTCTAATAATTAACTTCTACCCTTTGTTTGGATAAACAGTCGGTGCAtgtaaaccaaatcaaaccaatccaAGTCTTATGTTCCAAAACAGTCGGTGCTTGTAATTGCAGAAAATGGAAACAAGatactagtagtagtaataCAAGAGCTTTGgtgtgaaaaaaaagaaatccaaaatGTTCAGAAACACAATTCCGCATTGCTTAGCAAAAATACTAAAACACATGCAATTCCGCGTTCTATCGACAATATACCATAGACATGAAAACAAAATGTTCAGACACTCATTATCTAATAGCGTGAGCATATTAGCACGCATAAAGTGAAAGTCTGAAACCATACGCTCAGATCCCTTGATTTCAAGTCAATCATTTATCCATCTTTGGATCTTAATAGTCATCCTTTTTCATGGTGTAGAAGCCTCTCTATAACCTGACTCATGGTGGGTCTTGCATTTTTATCTTCCACTACACATTCCAATGCCACTT
The sequence above is drawn from the Rhododendron vialii isolate Sample 1 chromosome 6a, ASM3025357v1 genome and encodes:
- the LOC131331266 gene encoding putative receptor protein kinase ZmPK1, whose product is MDTPILILLISLLLLSSLPPLFSVSSPHDTLTASSSLFVSDVLISKNGIFSAGFYSVGENAYCFSIWFTERTFDGDLTVVWMANRDRPVNGERSKLSLLKSGNLILTDAPQFTVWSTNTKSISPLYLQLLNTGNLVLRNRSGSMKVWESFDSPTDTLLPNQPITRNSKLVSSRSHKNFSSGFYSLFFDYDNVLHLLFDGEGASSMYWPDPWLISWAAGRNTWNNSATAAFNSSGYFRSSDAFKFKASDYGIGVWRRLRMDVDGNVRLYSLDEGKRIWNVSWQAISQPCRIHGVCGPNAMCNYDHPGENAGRRCSCLPGYKAKNLTDWSLGCEPEFNLSCNAAESGFIKLPHVEFYGYDIKFYGNYTYERCEKVCLQSCKCYGFNFKFNRDSGYYNCYPKSLLLNGYRSPAFGDPLYLRLPKASVTFFAHRKQEIGLHCPSTTQNLLLDRGYKKPKQNRMLQFMVWFASAFGGFEIIFICIVWLLLYKTQQRSSENTQSYLQNVSGFRKFTYAELKKATRNFREEIRRGGSGIVYKGVLSDRRVAAIKRLNEANQGEAEFLAEVSIIGRVNHMNLIEIWGYCVEGNHRLLVYEYMECGSLGENLISGTLDWEKRFDIVVGSARGLAYLHEECLEWVLHCDVNPQNILLDSNFQSKVADFGLFKLVNRGGGGKNSSFTSVRGTRGCMAPEWISNLPITSKVDVYSYGVVVLEMVTGKSPMTTGGQGSGNTGEMEQRGLVKWVREKMNGNGDNELWLEEIIDPVMKGKCDLRKMGILVQVALECVKDDEDARPTMSQVIERLLPH